The following DNA comes from Excalfactoria chinensis isolate bCotChi1 chromosome 5, bCotChi1.hap2, whole genome shotgun sequence.
GCGCCTCCAGGCGGGCGCCGCGCGTCGCTGCGCTCGGATCCCGGAGCGCGTCGGCTGGGCCCTGTCGAACCGGCGCTGAGCAAATCCGGGCTGTCCGCGGGTCCGACCGAGCCGGGCTGTGCCCCGCTGGAGCTGCGCGGCGCGGGGAGGGAGCTGCGGCCGCTCTGCGGCTGTTGGGCTTCGGTTTTCTCAGTGGTCTTTCCCATGGCCGAGCGGGAGGCAGGAGTCGATTGGCAGTGATTTGCTATGCGGTCGCTACCACCCGCCGTTGTCCACCTTGGTTTTACATACGCTCGCGCAGCCCGTATGTGCCTGCAGTCATTCCTTTCTGCCAGCAGACCAGATCTGAATGCCTATcttcattgatttcagtgcCTGTAACTCATGACTGCCTTTCCGTGATGACAAAGTGTGGGAAAAGCTCTATTTCCTTGCTCTTTGAATGTTGCCACCGCTTCTTTACCTCACgtggtgacagaacactgcTTGCACGGTAGAGCTGTGCCGTTCTGGTAAAGCCTTGCATTCCAGCCCTTAGGATGTGTCAGGTTTAACTTGGGCTGATGGGTGTGTGTGGTCTGGAACCCTCTGAAACAtgccagaaagcagctgtgggtTGCAGACCCTTCGTTAGCAGGTCTTTGGCTGATGCTGCTGGTTTACTGAGGAAAGAGGACTTGTGGAACATGTATTAGTAAACTCATGCATTGTTTTATGTAGCAGCAAGCCCAATGTTGCAGCATGCAAAAGGCAGTTTGTCCTCAGGTGAAGCAGGAAGCAGACATTCTCGAGCTTGGTGTTTAAGGCAAGAAGAGAGACAAAGTTTGAATGAGTTTGGACTTACCATGGTAAGAAGAATACTTGAATCTCCTTAAGTAGGCCCATGCCAGTGGTTTTTGCTGAAAGATTCTTCTTTGGGTCACCATCCTCAGTTCAAGTAAACATTTAACATTTCTCTATCCCTACAGATGCCTGTATAATACACTGTCACTGATGTATACAACTGCATTTGGATGAGATTTCTCCAGTAACTTTACAAGGAAATACAGTGTTCTTGCTGATTTCAGTTTAAAGTCGTTCTTTCAGACCATCCTATGAAGGCTGATGTTTGGTGACTTAAATCCCATCACACACGTATCAGCCAACCTTCTGAACGAATGGACTCCACCTATGTAAAACCACCTTGTAAATGCAGCCACCACGTTATGATTTATCATTCAGTATTTACTTACATATTGGTCTAAGTTCAATTGGTTTTAAGACTAGAGCTCTGTCTTTGTTCGGTTTGTGTTACAGAATAGTATGGTGCTTTCTGCCGCTATATTCCTCACGCTGATCGGCCTGATCGTCTACCTGCACTTTGTGAAAATTGACCAGGAATCCCTGCTGGTCATCGGCTCACTTGGCATTCAGGTGACTTCATCCTACGCCTCGGGGAAAGAGAGCACAACCTTCATTGAGATGAGCCAGGTGAAGGACGTGGTTATCAATGAAGCCATCCACATGGTAATCATACCGTCTTTCTCGTATACCTGCAGGTGCACTCATCACTGTGTATTTTCACCGAGTGGCTTAGCAGCGCAGTTGAACACAGCAGCCTAAATACAAATACATAGACTTGACTGCGGTCTGGAGTGATTGGGAAATGGCAGGCGTTCTGCACCAAACTGCTTGCATTGAGGGGAGGGTGCAAAGCTGTAACTCCCATAAAAGGCTGAAGCAGGCAGCTGTGATACCTCTTTAAAGTGACACCCATAAATCCAGCAGATTAATGTACCTGAGCCTGGAGTCGTCTCCTGCTAGACTTATCCAAAAGAGTTGTTTTGCCTGCAGAGCATTCTGGGAAGACTTGGAGATTTGCATAGAACTGTATAAAGTTTTctagcaaaaggaaacaaaggttTCTCATTATATGCAAGGAGGCAGAAAAGCCTTTGCACTTATTTGTCAATTTTATGTAAGACTTGGTGGGCTGTGCCACCATCACTGTTGAGTTCAAACAGTTACGGGGAACTGAGGTTGTACACATTGTCACTGATGTGTGTGAAATCATCATAGATGAAAACAAATCCGTACTAAGTCCCCACAATCTTCAACGTGCTCCAACATTGTGTAACTTCttagaaaggcaaaacaagTCATTAGTAAAATGGTCCTCATCAAAAAAAGCGTAAGAGAAAGGCGTTGTCAGCAGGAATGTTTAAAtcctgtgctgttgtttttttcctgtgtattttgttgctactatgtttagtaatatcttGAATGTCAGTAACTCAGGTAGATTGGGGTGAGGAATGGCTTTGTGGAAGGGATGGGTTCTCTGGAAATCCACCTGCCACCTGTTCAACTAGAAATGTTCGTGGAGCAAAACCATCCTCCTATTTTTGAGGCTgaatgcaaacaggaaaaaagagaaggggaCTGATTTCAAGCTGCTTTATTCATAACCTTGTAGCAAGAATATTTACCCTCTTGAAACACAGATGTTTCTGCTGATTTATCTTTACAAAATGTCACACACTTGTTTCAACTCATTGGGCTGAGCAAATTCCTCTTTCTGTGATGACTCCGGGCACTTTGATAGCATTTTCAGACTTCaattattttgtctgtttgtcttgTAGCAAAAGGTTATCTATTACCTGTGCATCCTCCTGCGGGACCCCCAGGATCCTCAGGGAGTGTCTGAGGTTGTGCCACTCTTTCAGGTGAGTGTGACTGAATAGTGGGGCACTACAAGTCTATGGTTTGTGTGTATATCAGGGGCCTCGTCATACCTTCATTCCACCACACGTAGCTGGTTATGGTCGCCTTTCTTTGACCACACATTCAAGTTGGATCTTACAGCAGTGTGCTGCGAGCCGTATTGAAGTCTCACAAACTGAAGCACCAGGAAAGTTTTGTTCACTTATCCCCCATGCAGGGAATAGAGCTCTGCATAAATGTGAACCTGACCAGCAGATTGCATGAAGTAGAAGTTTTTAGCTCTGGAAGGGTAATGAGGACTTGCACAGCTTTCTGTGTGATCTCCTGCTCAACATAACCTTTGTAATTATAGTGCTGTAGttgatttttctcttgtctCTTTGTGCCAAAAAGATTTCATAAAAATTTCCTTGGCTTACAAAGGTAACTTCCCCTACAGCCGCTGACAAAGATCACAGTACAAGCTGTGAGCAATTTGCTTAATGTATAATaacttgtttgtttctctcaTACCCTGCCTATctcatgctctgctttgctcagaCTCTCTTTTCTCTGGGGATGAAATTTCTTTCTCTCCGTGTGTACCTAACTCAACAATACCCTGATCCTTGAGTATCAGTAAGCAGTACCCCTTATTCTAGACTGCTGATGTTGTGTTTATCTTACTTTCTGTTCACCAACTGCTTGTGGATATCAGTTGGTAGTCACATGCAGTTTATGACTGGACACAGTTAAGTCTCCAGCTAAATACTTAGAGGAATAAGTGCTCTAATCCACAGATGCTTACAGCTGTCTCGGTCCCAAAACTGTGAAGACGTTTACTAACAGTAATATAAGTGAGGTATTTCATGTATGTCCAAGGGATACACAACTTGGTAGGCTGCATTTAGGATCTGTGTTCCTTCCCAGCTTCCTGGCatgtgtgtttggtttttttcccttttttctttttcttttttttttcctccttagctCAAGTCTATGAAAATATCTCAATATTGGCAGAGTTGATTTCACCGGCAAAGGATTAACAGAAAAGGGCCATGTCAGTTTGCAGTTTGTTACCTGTCAGTAATTCTCACTTTAAAGTTACTTAGTTTTGAAGGAGCAGTAATTAGTAACTTTCTTGCATCTCCTTCAGTGGGTCTCTGTTCCTCTAAGGCCATGTCAGCCCTCAGAAACACAACTTAGCATGTCACTGTGCCCAGGAGCACTTCTGCGCTGAGTTGACCTATTGTTCTCTTAAGCAACAGTTGCAAGGAAAGGCATTAGATGGACTTTACACAGCAATGCTGTTTTTGGGAACTCAAAAGTCATGGGGCCACAGGGACTGCAGAACTGGGAAGCTTTCACTGTCATGCTGGTCCAGAttagaaatgatgaaaaatcaTTGTTCTTTGACCACCATTCCTCTGTTAGTGTGAAAATGAATTGATGCTTTCAGTTAACCTTCAGTTGTCCTCTTGTTGACAGTAATAGCTGAGGCTAAGGGCCAAGTGTCTAAACTCCTTGTCCTGAAGGTCAGTTTTTCAGAGTGGAGGTCTTTGAGGGAGTATGACCTCACAGATAAATTAATGGCTTGGAAGGTGTGGATTTGCATTCATATTCTTGCTGTACGTTGTGAGTTGAAGGGAGAGGATCTTTGATTTGGTGGGAGATTCAGGCTGACTGGAGAATGGTGTTGTGTGTTTTAACCTGACAGCTGCAGGGTCTGGTGCTTTTCATCCCTGAGCTGATGCAGTTTGTGCAATAGCTTTACATTCTTTTGTCACCTACTTACATTAAAAAGCACCTGGAGTTTGATGAATTCTCAATGAGCATGTAAAAAGGAAATCTATTCTCAATTGACTTAATGTGAGATAGTAACTACCGATATCTTACTGTTGTATTCCTTACACGTGCATACTTCTAGCCATCAGTTTTGTGTCAGCTGTCTCcacattcctttctctttcttacaACTGGTTCAGAGCATGATTCTTTGTTGTTTGACTTGATTTCTAGAGTTCCAAACCACGTCTGGACTGCTTGATAGAAGTGTACAAAAGTTGTCATGAAATCCTGGATCAGAGGAAAACAGCTTCACAGTCAGATGGAGTAAAATAATGTAACGAATAATCAAGATGGAAAACTTGTGTCAGGACTTGGAGAGATGTATGGAAAAGCAAGCGGATCTGACCCATGgctttttgaaattaaatgctTAGAATGTGATGCACTTGTAAGAATGACAATATAGCCAGCAGCCCGCACAGAGTCACAGAGCTGTTGCAGAAGATGTCAGGTGAAGCACACAAGCGAACCTAGAAATGGACTGTTATGAAACCAGGTGAGCAAAACTTTTGAAAGAGTCAGACAGAAGAGGTTTTTCCACgcatctctggaaaaaaagtatGGCAAGCGGAGACAAGAACATGCAGCGAATGTTTACACTTCCATGGAACCAAGAATTCTGATGAACACAAATTGTAACCTTGggcagacagaaaaaaatactttgggtttttttaagtttctttaTAATCCTTTCTTGGAAAGAGTATTAAAATAGAAGGGTGGGCTGGCTCAGTAACTTTTCCTGATCCACAGGGGAATTTCAGataatgacagaaaatgaaaattgccgttgttttgttttatatttatggAATtaaacacagcagagcatactTAATTTCTTCAGGAATCTGCTTGAAAGAGTCCCATGGTGTGGGACCTTAGGGAGAAGAAGAGTCCAAGGTTGATACTCAGGCATCACCTTCTCCAAGCACTTGTAGAGTCCATCCTAACAAGTAACAAGTCAAGCGAAAATGGCAAGAGGCCTGCATGAATGAACAAGTTATTCCTGGCAAAATTCAAATGCCAAAAGGTAGAAGTGAGGACAGGTAGCCTGGGAGCGATATAGACTGTTGAAGCTTGCGAGGTATGTGGTTAGGAAAGCCAAAGCCTATCTGGAATTGAATTTTTCTAGGAATGCCAAAGGTAACAAAACGGCCTTCTGGGAGTACTTGAGTAAcaaaaaggcaaggaaaatgTGAGCCCACTGCTGAATGGTGTGGAGGTGTGGTAACACGGGACCTGGAAAAGAACAGGGTACTGAATGCCTTTGTCATTTCAGTCTTCACTAGAAATACTGGGcttcaggaatcccagaccaCAGATAGAAAGGGAAAGTACTGGAGCAAGGAAGACCCTTGATGGAAGGGGATAGGACCAGAAAATACTTACGCAAACTGCATTTGTAAGTCCACGGGACCTGGTGGGATGTACCTACAAGTGCTGATAGTTTGCTAGTGACACAATCTCAGAGGAATGGCTGATAAGCCAGAGCCGTGTGCTGCCAGCCACAGGGACCCAGACAGCTTTTTGGGGGTTGGagcagagctcccttccaacctcttCCATAAGAGACAGATCAATTACTATGAGGATATgagaaaaatatgttgtttaaaattataataatgGCTATGTGAATAAAGTAACTTAATGTAGATAAATTCTTCTTAGTTGATTATTTAAAAGTTACCGTAGCTTTTAGTtggtatttttcagtcttttttgtgtgtgtgtgtgtgtgtgtgtgtgtgtgactcCTTATGAAAGTAATTAAGGCAATTGAAATATTGGAAAAAGCAAGAGCTAAACTAGCAAGCTGGCAGAAGCCTTGGGCTCACTTTTAATCTTCATACAACACTGTGCTATTGTTGGGTATGTTCTCTAGGGTATGTTCTCTAGAATTAAGATGTGGCAACACAAGAACACCGTCAAGATGTAATAATGTACAgtggtttggttggttggtttttgcaTTGAGCTGCAGCATACAGGTTAGCTCACATAACAGGAGTACTCTGGTTGTTGAAGCTAAGGGCAGAAGCTTTGGGATGCACCACGGTGTTTGGGTAACCTTGTCTAGGTGTTTAGTTTCTTCTGTGGTTTCACTTCTCACAAGTGCTTTAAATGATGGAGTTGGCTGGATTTTTAAGTCTGGTTCAGTTGCAATGCAAGCTGGTAGGTCTGCCTCTGAGGTTAAGGATGCTATACTTGATGTTTGGTGGC
Coding sequences within:
- the PIGH gene encoding phosphatidylinositol N-acetylglucosaminyltransferase subunit H isoform X2; translated protein: MEERLYRSASGAPLALRCRQHSASCRELAVRCPRLQLRSLSAVTSAVWLAAYGLFVLCQNSMVLSAAIFLTLIGLIVYLHFVKIDQESLLVIGSLGIQVTSSYASGKESTTFIEMSQQKVIYYLCILLRDPQDPQGVSEVVPLFQSSKPRLDCLIEVYKSCHEILDQRKTASQSDGVK
- the PIGH gene encoding phosphatidylinositol N-acetylglucosaminyltransferase subunit H isoform X1, which translates into the protein MEERLYRSASGAPLALRCRQHSASCRELAVRCPRLQLRSLSAVTSAVWLAAYGLFVLCQNSMVLSAAIFLTLIGLIVYLHFVKIDQESLLVIGSLGIQVTSSYASGKESTTFIEMSQVKDVVINEAIHMQKVIYYLCILLRDPQDPQGVSEVVPLFQSSKPRLDCLIEVYKSCHEILDQRKTASQSDGVK